The DNA window GTACCCGTTACGCTCTCAGACAAGTAACTGGTCCGCTACAGGCTCGTTTTTTCCAGCATGATTTTGTTCCTAGAGATCCCAAGGCCAACCCCAAAAAGTACAAATATCCTGCATTTTATGATCCATATGGTCCTAGACCTCCAGCCTCCGATAGAATTGTTCAATTAGCTGAAAGCATTGCTGCCTTACCTCTCGAGGAGCGACGCCAGATTGGCCCTACTCTCCATAACAAGTTAAACCTTCCAAAACTGCAGACAATTTCAACAGAAGGTATGGACTTGAGTGGCCAAGGAAGCCCAGCTGCTGGAGCTGCAAAGGTTGAGGAGAAGAAGGAGAAAACAGCATTTGATGTGAAGTTGGAGAAATTTGATGCTGCTGCTAAAATCAAGGTCATTAAAGAGGTTAGAGCTTTTACTAATTTGGGGTTGAAGGAGGCTAAAGACTTGGTCGAGAAGGTACCTGCGGTGCTTAAACAGGGGGTTACCAAAGAGGAAGCAAATAGTATAATAGAGAAGATCAAAGCTGCCGGGGGAGTTGCAGTTATGGAGTAATGTCCTGAGGtttgttattgtttttgtttatttggctGATTTATAGTTTACAGTTGTCGTCCAAATATGCTTGAATAATTAGTTATAAACTTAGATCggtaaaattttggattttaatGGCATTGTTAGGTTTATAACTTTAAAGCTTGTAATTGTTGCTTCACTCTCTTGCAAATTTTTTCCTGAAATGACAGAT is part of the Mercurialis annua linkage group LG3, ddMerAnnu1.2, whole genome shotgun sequence genome and encodes:
- the LOC126671906 gene encoding uncharacterized protein LOC126671906; translation: MKFVTLLRPIRTRYALRQVTGPLQARFFQHDFVPRDPKANPKKYKYPAFYDPYGPRPPASDRIVQLAESIAALPLEERRQIGPTLHNKLNLPKLQTISTEGMDLSGQGSPAAGAAKVEEKKEKTAFDVKLEKFDAAAKIKVIKEVRAFTNLGLKEAKDLVEKVPAVLKQGVTKEEANSIIEKIKAAGGVAVME